One window of Oreochromis niloticus isolate F11D_XX linkage group LG23, O_niloticus_UMD_NMBU, whole genome shotgun sequence genomic DNA carries:
- the polr2eb gene encoding DNA-directed RNA polymerases I, II, and III subunit RPABC1 isoform X2, which produces MDDDEETYRLWKIRKTIMQLCHDRGYLVTQDELDQTLEEFKSQFGDKPSEGRPRRTDLTVLVAHNDDPTDQMFVFFPEEPKVGIKTIKMYCQRMQEENITRAIIVVQMGMTPSAKQSLVDMAPKYILEQFLQQELLINITEHELVPEHIVMTKEEVTELLARYKLKESQLPRIQAGDPVARYFGLKRGQVVKIIRPSETAGRYITYRLVQ; this is translated from the exons atggatgatgatgaggaAACATACAGGCTTTGGAAAATCCGCAAAACAATCATGCAG CTCTGCCATGATAGAGGATATCTGGTGACACAGGATGAATTGGACCAGACACTGGAAGAGTTCAAGAGTCAGTTTGGAGACAAGCCCAGTGAGGGGCGCCCCCGACGTACAGATCTCACCGTCCTGGTGGCACACAATGATGATCCCACAGACCAGATGTTCGTTTTCTTTCCTG aggagcccaaagTTGGTATCAAGACAATTAAGATGTACTGTCAGAGGATGCAGGAGGAGAACATCACACGGGCAATCATTGTTGTTCAGATGGGCATGACACCCTCAGCAAAACAG TCTCTAGTCGACATGGCACCCAAATATATACTGGAGCAGTTTCTAcaacaggagctgctgattAACATCACAGAGCACGAG CTTGTACCCGAGCACATCGTCATGACAAAAGAGGAAGTGACTGAACTTCTGGCAAGATA taaattaaaagaaagccaGCTGCCAAGGATCCAGGCTGGGGACCCTGTGGCTCGTTACTTTGGCTTAAAAAGAGGACAG GTAGTGAAGATCATCAGACCCAGTGAAACAGCTGGGCGGTACATCACATACAGACTGGTCCAATGA